A DNA window from Zingiber officinale cultivar Zhangliang chromosome 3A, Zo_v1.1, whole genome shotgun sequence contains the following coding sequences:
- the LOC122052265 gene encoding cytochrome P450 86A22-like, translating into MELATVVVLLGFVAAYAVWFARLASGLRGPRVWPVVGSLPGLVQHSERMHEWIADNLRGAGGTYQTCICAVPGLARRQGLVTVTCEPRNLEHVLRTRFENYPKGPTWHAVFRDLLGDGIFNSDGETWLAQRKTAALEFTTRTLRAAMSRWVSRSIHRCLIPILKEASAASASVDLQDLLLRLTFDNICGLAFGKDPETLAPELPENSFAAAFDRATEASLRRFILPEVVWRFKKWLRVGMEATLSRSVARVDGYLSAIIKARKLELGDGCGGGRSYDDLLSRFMKKGEYADSFLQHVVLNFILAGRDTSSVALCWFFWLVSVHPAVERRIVAELVAVLTESRGGDPSEWLAAPLAFEELDRLVYLKAALSETLRLYPSVPEDSKYVHSDDVLPDGTFVPAGSSITYSIYSAGRMKSVWGDDCLEFRPERWLSPDGKRFEPHDSFKFVAFNAGPRICLGKDLAYLQMKSVAASVLLRHRLKVAAGHRVEQKMSLTLFMKDGLRMNVFDRDLTCEFGRASRPGTSPSAVVETAA; encoded by the coding sequence ATGGAATTGGCGACGGTGGTGGTTCTGTTGGGCTTCGTGGCGGCGTACGCGGTGTGGTTCGCGCGGCTGGCGTCAGGGCTGCGCGGGCCGCGTGTGTGGCCGGTGGTGGGGAGCCTTCCGGGGCTGGTGCAGCACTCGGAGCGCATGCACGAGTGGATTGCCGATAACCTTCGCGGCGCCGGCGGCACGTACCAGACCTGCATCTGCGCCGTCCCGGGGCTGGCGCGCCGTCAGGGACTCGTCACCGTGACCTGCGAGCCCCGGAACCTGGAGCACGTGCTCAGGACGCGGTTCGAGAACTACCCCAAGGGGCCCACGTGGCACGCCGTCTTCCGCGACCTCCTCGGCGACGGCATCTTCAACTCCGACGGCGAGACGTGGCTCGCGCAGCGGAAGACCGCCGCGCTCGAGTTCACCACCCGCACGCTCCGCGCCGCCATGTCGCGGTGGGTTTCGCGGTCCATCCACCGCTGCCTCATCCCTATTCTGAAGGAGGCCTCCGCCGCCTCCGCCTCGGTCGACCTGCAGGACCTCCTCCTCCGGCTCACCTTCGACAACATCTGCGGACTGGCCTTCGGGAAGGACCCCGAGACGCTGGCGCCGGAGCTACCGGAGAACTCATTCGCTGCCGCGTTCGACCGGGCCACCGAGGCCAGCCTCCGCCGGTTCATCTTACCGGAGGTGGTGTGGCGGTTCAAGAAGTGGCTCCGGGTCGGCATGGAGGCCACGCTCTCCCGCAGCGTCGCGCGAGTCGACGGGTACCTCTCGGCCATCATCAAGGCCCGCAAGCTGGAGCTCGGCGACGGCTGTGGTGGCGGCCGGAGCTACGACGATCTCCTCTCCCGGTTCATGAAGAAGGGCGAGTACGCCGATTCGTTCCTCCAGCACGTGGTGCTCAACTTCATACTCGCCGGCCGGGACACCTCCTCGGTCGCGCTATGCTGGTTCTTCTGGCTCGTCTCCGTCCACCCCGCCGTCGAGCGCCGCATCGTGGCCGAGCTCGTCGCCGTTCTGACCGAGTCCCGAGGCGGCGATCCCAGTGAGTGGCTCGCCGCCCCACTCGCCTTCGAGGAGCTCGACCGTCTCGTCTATCTCAAAGCCGCCCTATCGGAGACGCTCCGTCTCTACCCGTCGGTACCCGAAGACTCCAAGTACGTGCACTCCGACGACGTCCTCCCCGACGGTACATTCGTCCCCGCAGGCTCCTCCATCACTTACTCCATCTACTCCGCCGGAAGAATGAAATCGGTGTGGGGGGACGACTGCCTCGAGTTCCGACCCGAACGGTGGCTATCACCGGACGGCAAGCGGTTCGAGCCGCACGACTCGTTCAAGTTCGTGGCCTTCAATGCCGGGCCGCGGATCTGCCTCGGAAAGGACCTCGCCTACCTGCAGATGAAGTCGGTAGCGGCGTCGGTGCTGCTGCGCCACCGCCTCAAGGTGGCTGCCGGCCACCGCGTGGAGCAAAAGATGTCACTCACGCTGTTCATGAAGGATGGGTTGAGGATGAACGTGTTCGACCGGGACTTGACCTGCGAGTTCGGAAGGGCGTCCCGGCCGGGGACGTCGCCGTCGGCAGTGGTTGAAACCGCAGCCTAA